GCAATGTCGTCTGTACCATCAGTACCCAACAGCACATGTCCGGCGCCAGCATCCACGGCGAGGCCGCCGGAGCCGAAGAAGAAGGCTGGTTTAGAAGGAGTCCGCAGCGACATGGAGTTGCTGCTCAGCATTAGTACCACCGCTGAAATGTCCGGCCTATCGGCTGGATTCTCCTGGACACACAGTAACCCAATCTGCACGCAGCTGAGCACCTCGTTTTCACGGTACCGACCACCCAGGGACGCGTCCACTGCGTCCGCCAGCGATCGTGTCCTCCACTTCTCCCATACCTACACACAATATAATGGAGCTTGTTGTTTATGAACTGGCCGGGAAAAGCTAGAGCAAATATATAGAAATCAAGAATTAGGGTTCTCAAATGTACTTACATAGCTCAGTAGATATATGGAGTCCATGCATTCGGAAGAATCTGTCCTTGTGGAAGCATAAATGCCGTTGTTCCTTCTCCCAGTCACCATCTCAAGAACAATCACCCCAAAGCTGAACATATCTGATTTTGTGGAGACATGCCCACAGTAGGCATACTCCGGCGACATATACCCACTGCACACAAAGAGTTAAACAATAAAGAGAGATGATAAGTGCCTGATCGACAGATCAAGTTGATCATGTCTCAATAGGACGATGTTCGAATCATTCAATTGTTCATTAAGATGCATCGGAAGAGGAACTTATAATACATATACTTACAGGGTTCCAACAGGTCGTCGTCTTGTAATATCCTTTGACTGATCTCCACCAAATGCCCTGGCAAGGCCAAAATCTGAGATCTTGGGGTTCATTTCCCATGTATGATCCCTATGTATGATCTTCTGGCTAGACTCTTCATGCAAATATAAAAGGCCTCGAGCAATTCcataaattatcataaaccttTTCCTCCAGTCTAATTGTTGTCGTTTATCAGAATCTGACAAATTAAATACACCAACAGTCTAATCAATATATGGATGAAGACACCTTAATTATGGCACTGCGTTCCATGGATGTCCATAATATGCTCAGTATGAGACTGATATGTTCGCTGTTATATCATGAACGTTAATTAGATGCATGAAACTTGGCGGCATGAAATGGATCTACGCTTGATTTATGAAAATCTGTATTT
This window of the Oryza sativa Japonica Group chromosome 4, ASM3414082v1 genome carries:
- the LOC107280596 gene encoding cysteine-rich receptor-like protein kinase 6 gives rise to the protein MKGELVSYLRRLASSVELWSRGAVAGGGGQRQRLEVGGCLRRSPDRRPPVRGRGMRPAALLAAALEGSGALLPAGCGTPTRRRRDAGGGRRVAGGGLAAPAQRAAAARRTVGVFNLSDSDKRQQLDWRKRFMIIYGIARGLLYLHEESSQKIIHRDHTWEMNPKISDFGLARAFGGDQSKDITRRRPVGTLGYMSPEYAYCGHVSTKSDMFSFGVIVLEMVTGRRNNGIYASTRTDSSECMDSIYLLSYVWEKWRTRSLADAVDASLGGRYRENEVLSCVQIGLLCVQENPADRPDISAVVLMLSSNSMSLRTPSKPAFFFGSGGLAVDAGAGHVLLGTDGTDDIADVGNKQQLSPNPVSETLVEQIFYIKDPSNKKMHIVRDGKR